From Gemmatimonadaceae bacterium, a single genomic window includes:
- a CDS encoding PEP-CTERM sorting domain-containing protein (PEP-CTERM proteins occur, often in large numbers, in the proteomes of bacteria that also encode an exosortase, a predicted intramembrane cysteine proteinase. The presence of a PEP-CTERM domain at a protein's C-terminus predicts cleavage within the sorting domain, followed by covalent anchoring to some some component of the (usually Gram-negative) cell surface. Many PEP-CTERM proteins exhibit an unusual sequence composition that includes large numbers of potential glycosylation sites. Expression of one such protein has been shown restore the ability of a bacterium to form floc, a type of biofilm.), producing the protein MRMFRSLVLASALLGSTAGAQSFSTGASIDGLGFDNDWTVCVRRITPDAGIFTTSNPAVTASCNLTGAGVSTKAMRVTATPNGWAVVPVNGAYYISAEADASLYNSLRDENANFEYTFYRTFSSANAFSSLWLRNFAFDNTFLGWSVNGSALSLSGLTPNINNPPPFGTNWLNMYELNINGAAGVAGSNTLAIRVTGNGLTDGILANTSVVPEPSTYALMAAGLAGLVAIKRRRRAA; encoded by the coding sequence TCTGGTACTTGCTTCTGCACTGCTCGGCTCGACGGCCGGCGCGCAGAGCTTCTCGACCGGGGCCAGCATTGATGGTCTCGGCTTCGATAACGATTGGACGGTGTGCGTGCGTCGCATCACCCCAGATGCCGGAATCTTTACGACGTCGAATCCGGCCGTAACCGCGTCCTGCAACCTCACTGGCGCTGGCGTCTCGACCAAGGCGATGCGTGTCACGGCCACGCCAAACGGTTGGGCTGTCGTTCCCGTCAACGGTGCGTACTACATCTCGGCCGAAGCTGACGCCTCGCTTTACAATTCGCTACGCGACGAGAACGCCAACTTTGAGTACACGTTCTATCGCACGTTCTCGTCGGCGAATGCCTTCAGCTCGTTGTGGCTGCGCAATTTCGCGTTCGACAACACGTTCCTTGGCTGGAGCGTCAATGGTTCGGCGCTCTCCCTCAGTGGCCTTACGCCGAACATCAACAATCCGCCGCCGTTCGGTACCAACTGGCTCAATATGTATGAGCTGAACATCAATGGTGCCGCCGGTGTCGCTGGCTCCAACACCCTTGCTATTCGTGTCACGGGTAACGGTCTGACGGACGGTATCCTCGCGAACACGTCAGTTGTGCCTGAGCCTTCTACGTATGCCCTGATGGCTGCGGGTCTCGCGGGTCTCGTCGCGATCAAGCGTCGTCGCCGCGCCGCCTAA
- a CDS encoding glycosyltransferase family 2 protein, whose protein sequence is MTTRKLDGRDASLLLSVVIPCFNEEDGVEELVRRVQSACTSVCAESQFEIILVNDGSKDRTWSEMQRMLQSTPTLVCVDLSRNHGHQLALTAGLSFARGERIFIIDADLQDPPELLGEMMRLVDDGADVVYGQRRKRPGETRFKLVTAALFYRALRKLTDTDIPADTGDFRLMTRRVMLELQNMPERQRFIRGMVAWLGFRQVPLLYDRAPRFAGSTKYPLRKMILFAVDAFTGFSIAPLRFSLLLALLGVMIAALLAGYSLYSFAIKRVVPGWASITFSIAAFSSLQLLMLGIIGEYLGRMFIESKQRPRFLVREILGGSSATAEPG, encoded by the coding sequence GTGACTACTCGCAAATTGGACGGCAGAGATGCATCGCTTCTGCTCAGCGTCGTCATTCCATGCTTCAACGAGGAAGACGGCGTTGAGGAACTGGTCAGGCGCGTTCAAAGCGCATGTACTTCAGTATGCGCGGAGTCACAGTTTGAGATCATTCTAGTGAATGATGGGTCGAAAGACCGAACTTGGAGTGAGATGCAGCGCATGCTGCAGTCAACTCCAACCCTCGTGTGTGTCGACCTATCGCGAAATCATGGGCATCAGCTCGCGCTGACAGCTGGGCTATCCTTTGCTCGTGGCGAGCGGATCTTCATCATCGATGCGGATCTCCAAGATCCGCCGGAGCTACTCGGAGAGATGATGCGTCTGGTCGACGACGGAGCTGACGTCGTTTACGGCCAGAGACGAAAACGTCCGGGCGAGACTCGATTTAAGCTCGTCACCGCAGCGCTCTTCTACCGGGCTCTTCGGAAGCTAACGGATACTGACATTCCCGCAGACACTGGCGATTTTCGGCTAATGACCCGTCGAGTAATGCTCGAGCTCCAAAACATGCCGGAGCGCCAGCGCTTTATTCGCGGCATGGTGGCATGGCTCGGGTTTCGCCAAGTCCCGTTGCTTTACGATCGCGCACCGCGGTTTGCGGGATCCACGAAGTATCCGCTTCGTAAGATGATTCTCTTCGCGGTCGATGCGTTTACCGGATTCTCTATTGCACCGCTCAGGTTCTCGCTTCTCCTAGCGCTGCTAGGCGTCATGATCGCGGCGTTACTTGCCGGATACTCACTTTACAGCTTCGCGATTAAACGCGTGGTTCCTGGCTGGGCCAGCATCACGTTTTCGATCGCTGCATTTAGCAGTCTGCAGTTACTAATGCTCGGCATCATTGGAGAGTACCTCGGCAGAATGTTTATTGAGTCGAAGCAGCGCCCTCGTTTTCTCGTACGGGAGATTCTTGGAGGAAGCTCCGCGACGGCGGAGCCAGGTTGA
- a CDS encoding glycosyltransferase family 4 protein, translating to MEGGESALRIAMVLPSLDIGGEEFAVLRLAKSLAERNHRVHIVCTDHLGELASEVSSVNGISLAVAKTRGWRDVVFPSALLAELDAFHPQVVHSHTGSWFQCAACRSVRRSFVLVHTEHGMISRPEPLKLAILKRLARERTDSLSAVSESLRLELSRQLRIGSDSICTIPNGIDVAQFQASAHRRSQAREQLAATADEIVVGCVARLHPLKGIDVLLDAWAALKTESRSRLVVIGDGQEREVLRERARRLNVPVNFMGSRSDVALLMSGLDVFVLPSRSEGLPLALLEAMATGLPCVVTDVGEMSAVLGGGDYGLVVPPERPAELAAAIGLLLANPTRRASYAEGVRERVESLYGHDRTVAHYVSTYRRLLQS from the coding sequence ATGGAGGGTGGTGAATCCGCGTTACGAATTGCGATGGTGCTCCCATCTCTTGATATCGGTGGCGAGGAATTCGCCGTACTTCGTCTCGCGAAGTCCCTAGCAGAAAGAAACCATCGCGTGCATATCGTGTGCACGGACCACCTCGGTGAATTAGCCAGTGAGGTATCTTCTGTGAATGGGATCTCGCTAGCTGTCGCCAAGACGCGAGGGTGGCGGGACGTGGTATTCCCGAGTGCGTTACTCGCCGAGCTCGACGCATTTCACCCGCAAGTCGTTCATTCCCACACGGGAAGCTGGTTTCAGTGCGCAGCCTGCAGGTCAGTCCGACGGTCATTCGTTCTCGTCCACACAGAGCACGGCATGATCAGTAGACCAGAACCACTGAAGCTAGCCATCCTCAAGCGGCTTGCTCGCGAGCGAACTGATTCCTTGTCTGCTGTTTCGGAATCGTTGAGGCTCGAGCTTTCGAGGCAGTTACGCATCGGCTCCGACTCCATCTGTACTATCCCTAACGGGATCGACGTTGCTCAATTCCAAGCGTCCGCCCATAGACGTTCACAAGCTCGGGAGCAGCTTGCGGCGACAGCAGACGAGATCGTCGTGGGCTGTGTCGCACGTCTTCATCCCCTCAAGGGAATCGATGTATTGCTCGATGCCTGGGCGGCCCTCAAGACCGAATCACGCAGTCGTCTGGTGGTGATTGGCGACGGCCAGGAACGTGAAGTTCTGCGCGAGCGGGCTAGACGACTGAACGTGCCTGTGAACTTCATGGGATCACGAAGCGATGTGGCATTGCTGATGTCTGGCTTAGACGTGTTTGTCTTGCCGTCTCGATCCGAGGGGTTACCCCTGGCGCTCTTGGAGGCCATGGCCACTGGACTGCCCTGCGTCGTTACTGACGTTGGCGAGATGTCAGCGGTCCTCGGTGGTGGCGACTACGGACTAGTGGTCCCTCCGGAGCGACCAGCGGAACTAGCAGCTGCGATTGGATTGCTCTTGGCTAACCCAACTAGGCGAGCATCCTACGCAGAAGGTGTTAGGGAACGAGTCGAGAGCTTATACGGCCATGATCGTACAGTGGCACACTACGTGTCCACCTATCGTAGATTGCTCCAAAGTTGA
- a CDS encoding citrate synthase, whose translation MSQPPLASDSLELRDSRTGATYSTPIKTEGPEGDTYVRAADLRQIKRDAGEFGMLSYDPAFMNTASCRSAITFIDGDKGILRYRGYPIEQLAEKATFLEVAYLLRNGELPNQDQYNTWVRDITYHTYVHENIRKFLEGFRYDAHPMSMLCSATAALSSFYPQARDIHDPMQRYISVVRLMAKLPTMAAFAYRHVKGLPIIYPDNELSYTENFLSMVARMSEPKYEANPVFVKALEVLFILHADHEQNCSTNAVRAVGSSHVDPFSAVAAGIAALFGPLHGGANEAVLRMITEIGDKKNIPAFIEAVKSGKGEQRLMGFGHRVYKSYDPRARIVKKLADEVFQQVGMDKDLEIALELERIALSDDYFVSRKLYPNVDFYTGLIYRSMAFPTDFFTVLFAVARVAGWLAQWEEMILDKEQKIARPRQIYIGHGERRYEDSLTEKFPRARKDSIRK comes from the coding sequence ATGAGCCAGCCGCCCCTTGCCTCCGATTCGCTGGAGCTCCGCGACAGCCGTACTGGTGCGACGTACAGCACCCCCATCAAGACGGAAGGACCGGAGGGCGACACGTACGTGCGCGCCGCCGACCTGCGCCAGATCAAGCGCGACGCTGGCGAGTTCGGCATGCTCAGCTACGATCCCGCCTTCATGAATACGGCGTCATGCCGTAGCGCGATCACGTTCATTGATGGAGACAAGGGGATCCTGCGGTACCGCGGCTATCCCATTGAGCAGCTGGCCGAGAAGGCGACGTTCCTTGAGGTGGCCTACCTGCTGCGTAACGGTGAGTTGCCCAATCAGGATCAGTACAACACGTGGGTGCGCGACATCACGTACCACACGTACGTGCACGAGAACATCCGGAAGTTCCTGGAAGGGTTCCGGTATGACGCGCACCCGATGAGCATGCTCTGCAGCGCCACCGCGGCGCTGTCGAGCTTCTATCCGCAGGCGCGTGATATCCATGACCCCATGCAGCGCTATATCAGCGTGGTGCGACTCATGGCCAAGCTCCCCACCATGGCGGCGTTCGCCTATCGCCATGTGAAGGGGCTACCGATCATCTACCCCGACAACGAGCTGAGCTACACGGAGAACTTCCTCTCCATGGTAGCGCGTATGTCGGAGCCAAAGTACGAGGCCAACCCGGTCTTCGTGAAGGCGCTGGAAGTACTGTTCATCCTTCACGCGGATCACGAGCAGAACTGCAGCACGAATGCGGTTCGCGCGGTCGGCTCGAGCCACGTCGACCCGTTCTCGGCGGTAGCGGCCGGCATCGCTGCCCTATTCGGCCCGCTGCACGGCGGCGCGAACGAGGCGGTGCTCCGCATGATCACCGAAATCGGCGACAAGAAGAATATCCCGGCCTTCATCGAAGCCGTGAAGAGCGGGAAGGGCGAACAGCGCCTCATGGGCTTTGGCCACCGCGTGTACAAGAGCTACGACCCGCGGGCCCGAATCGTGAAGAAGCTGGCCGACGAAGTGTTCCAGCAGGTCGGCATGGACAAGGATCTTGAGATTGCGCTCGAGCTCGAGCGGATTGCGCTGTCCGATGACTACTTCGTCTCGCGCAAGCTTTATCCGAACGTCGACTTCTACACCGGCCTCATTTATCGGTCGATGGCGTTCCCGACGGACTTCTTCACTGTGCTCTTTGCCGTCGCCCGTGTGGCAGGCTGGCTCGCTCAGTGGGAAGAGATGATTCTTGACAAGGAACAGAAGATTGCTCGACCGAGGCAAATCTATATTGGACACGGCGAGCGGAGGTACGAAGATTCTCTCACAGAGAAGTTTCCACGCGCGCGAAAGGATAGTATACGAAAGTGA